Proteins encoded by one window of Bacillus spongiae:
- a CDS encoding bifunctional 3-deoxy-7-phosphoheptulonate synthase/chorismate mutase → MSNQELDQLRKQVDEMNLKLLELINERATIVQEIGKAKEKQGMNRYDPVRERGMLDLITDHNDGPFENSTIEHIFKEIFKAGLELQQDDHRKALLVSRKKKPEDTIVDIKGDKIGDGQPHFIFGPCAVESYEQVKIVAEAVKSKGLKLLRGGAFKPRTSPYDFQGLGLDGLKILKQVADEYDLAVVSEIVNPADIEKAIDYIDVIQIGARNMQNFELLKTAGAVNKPVLLKRGLAATISEFINAAEYIISQGNENIILCERGIRTYERATRNTLDISAVPILKQETHLPVFVDVTHSTGRRDLLLPTAKAAIAIGADGVMAEVHPDPAVALSDSAQQMNLDQFDQFYSELQKGISIRS, encoded by the coding sequence GTGAGCAATCAAGAATTAGATCAACTTAGAAAACAAGTCGATGAAATGAACTTAAAACTATTGGAGCTTATAAATGAAAGAGCGACAATTGTCCAAGAAATCGGGAAAGCTAAAGAAAAACAAGGGATGAATCGATATGATCCTGTTAGAGAAAGAGGTATGTTAGACCTTATTACCGATCATAATGATGGACCATTTGAAAATTCAACTATTGAACATATTTTCAAGGAGATTTTTAAAGCTGGATTAGAATTACAACAAGACGATCATCGTAAAGCATTACTTGTATCTAGAAAGAAGAAGCCAGAAGACACGATTGTTGATATTAAAGGAGACAAAATTGGTGATGGACAGCCACACTTCATTTTCGGTCCATGTGCAGTTGAATCCTACGAACAAGTTAAAATTGTCGCAGAGGCCGTCAAGTCAAAAGGATTAAAATTACTTCGCGGTGGTGCGTTTAAACCACGTACTTCTCCATATGATTTCCAAGGACTAGGCTTAGATGGTTTAAAAATTTTAAAACAAGTGGCAGACGAATATGATTTAGCAGTAGTTAGTGAAATTGTTAATCCGGCTGATATTGAGAAAGCAATTGATTACATTGATGTCATTCAGATTGGTGCTCGAAATATGCAAAACTTCGAGTTGTTGAAAACTGCAGGAGCTGTGAATAAACCAGTATTACTTAAGAGAGGTTTAGCAGCAACAATTAGTGAATTCATTAATGCTGCTGAGTATATTATTTCACAAGGAAATGAAAACATTATTCTTTGTGAACGAGGCATAAGAACATATGAGAGAGCAACACGTAATACCCTTGATATTTCAGCAGTTCCAATCTTAAAACAAGAGACACATTTACCAGTTTTTGTTGATGTTACTCATTCAACAGGTCGTAGAGATTTATTACTACCAACAGCGAAAGCCGCAATTGCAATCGGGGCTGACGGGGTAATGGCAGAAGTACATCCAGACCCTGCTGTAGCACTTTCAGATTCAGCACAGCAAATGAACTTAGATCAATTTGACCAGTTCTATTCTGAACTGCAAAAAGGGATTTCAATTCGCTCATAA